ccAGAAAactttagaaaatgttagaaaatatatattaataaaaatatattgtacaaaaatagtaggaaatgctagaaaatgttagaaaagtttatgaaaatttaagataaaGTGTAGAAAATGcataaaaattgtagaaaatgttagaaaaatatatttataaaaatgtattgtacaaaaattgtaggaaatgctagaaaatgctagaaaagtttatgaaatttcAGATAAATTGTAAAAAATGCAATTATGTTGCTTTGTTTGACCatctttgtatttcttattgGTACATATTATTGTTAATTTTGTGTAGAAGAGTTGGGCCCACGTACAGTCTCGTCGGGCCTATCTTGAATTTGTGGCTGATTTTGATCGGTTGACACCTGAAGACGTCgtgtgggagccctactccgagttggctataaacactcgtgcaccgatcgggatatcttcggtttgctttcaggaccaggccttttggatgacaactacagcgttggtgtacgacgtttacATTGAGGCTCACTGCTCGGACAGAGTCAGGACACAGTTCGgtcaaaggcagttgtatcatgtgccgtcagcattggatcggccgcttgatatatgctgacatgcaaccatagccgcatgttgcgacacCACAGGATGGCTACGCACGACATAGGGATGAGacattagctggggcggtgagtcaaagttatcatcgcttttcaaatactttggattGCATTGTtaatgtctttctttttcttgcctgtagtttgaaatgtgcaggttgatggacgtagatgccagggcgaatttgatgaggattcgagcgggatctatgatggataggaatgagcaagagtcggcctggacccgagtttcacaaagagcccattccatgcttgaagcctttggtagccggacatcgtacgaggactcgtacggttcgtctaagcctcgacctcgtttccttgtggtcccacacagcagcagccttcccaagcaccttattggtctcagcagcattatccaggtacgtgaggatacttactgacttcctactttgaagccaacaattaattctcagtccatacaggtgatgcacacccaccttatcaacctcacggagggactcagtttagtactatggcaccagctgcagggatgtcatttcaaccaacacaggcaccaccacgacctttcggtagacatatagtccatatcttaatttcaattaattgtggtatgaagtctaattccttttatatttacatataggatcacaacagttatatgatgctggaccttcttcgtattatcctacggcgacagcagaaggaacgcaaggtaaatacctaatctgtagcccgaatttatcatgtgcttcttatttctatgaatattttaaataatttgaacggtttacaggatcgcaccaccagctttCTGATATGGGTCATTCTTCGTATCCACCACCAacaggtacgtatgatgaatatgtacccaaatatatgacttataagacgatgattaagatatcttaattgctactgtatagggcccacacaggatacctttgaggcgaacttcgaagattggagtcgattattttctacacctaaccagcaggccgatcctaccttccagacacctgtggccaccggacgtccatgtagagacgtagggcctccagagcgacacacctactctacagaccacgtccacgctcagcgtaaaagaggtcgacatggccggggtggccggggtggttaggaggtgcttctagctgtttttgtatttttgttatggacatgtcgtcatgttatacttattttgTTCTTATGtatcacctatttcgttctcatgtatcacctatttcgttctttttatttgtatccaaaatatctaaaaccacatctaatggCTCACTACTGTAATTTTGCGGggagggggagcctgccgcccccctgccgggcggcaggctcccgccaagggcATCCgcacaaataatttttttatttacatataagtccctgccCCCCTTACGGCGGcgggggtataaaactgtaaattgtgaaatcaaaaatatatttctgtaaaaaatgtttttgaaaaatataaaaataaaaaagacgcatGGACCCATATATGATATATCAGGCCGTCACCGTGCTCTCATTTTCGCTCGCTGGGCCGTATTTTATGGCCGTATCTCGTGAACGGGTACACAAATGAGGCCCGATAGAGATGCTAGCCCGAGAACACTTTGCATTGCAGGCCCAACTAGTCATGCAAGCAATGCAGCGCCACTTCTGACtcctcttcgccgccgccgaccgacCGCCGAGTGTTCTTCCGGCAGGTTCCAGCGAGAGACGATGCGTCTTTCTCCGCATCGCATCGCACCCGACTCGTGTCTTCCACATCGTTCCCGACCCTCCAGAACCCGCCACGCGTCCACCCCTCCCCCACCTGTCCGAGCACCGGCGATCATATAAGCTCGAgcgccatcctcgccgccgctcaccgaTCGAGCTGACAAACCAAAGGCGTCAAACTGACATCCAAAGCAACTCTTTTTTCTTGGAAATAAAGAACTATCCAGACATCCAGTACTACGATGGCAACCGCGCGAGCTCTCCGGCTAGTGGCCTCGACGCCGTCCGCCACCCACCGGCACCGCAGCCTCCTGGCCGTGCAACGCCGTCTCCTGTCCGCCTCCACGGAAGCCGCTGGTGCGGGTGACCCCGCCGTGCATTCCGGAGACGCGCCGAGCGATGACTACCCCGAACGCGCCCCGAGGTTCTCCGGCGCTGAGGAGGCCACCAGAGGAGGCCACGGCAAGCACGCACCGACGCCGCCGGCTCCCGGCTCCAAGGAGCGCGTCCCGCCGTTCGCGCCGTCCGGAGGTAAGCTGGGGGGAACACAGGAGTTCGCCGATCCGACGGCAGCCTCTTCGTTCACGCAGAAGCGGCGGCTGTCCGCCGGCGCGGGGCTGGCGCGCGACTCGCGGGAGGAGGTAACGCCCGGCGGCGAGGAGTCCGCGGCGCGGAAGGTGAGGGAGGAGGACCGGGAGTACTACCGGACGCACAAGCCGTCGCCGCTGGCGGAGGTGGAGTTCGCCGACACGAGGAAGCCCATCACGCGCGCCACGGACGGCAGCGCCACGGACCGGTACGCGGACGTGCCGCCCCGGCTGGTGGAGGACACGGTGGACGACTCGCTGGCGCGCGCCGAGGCCATGTTCCGGGAGGCCGCGTCGCGCGGGAACCCCGAGTGGCCGCACTCCCGCGCGCTCGCCGAGATGCTGGCGCGGCGCGAACAAGCAGGGGACGGCGCTGGGACCAGGGCGGCCTGGGGAAGCTGAAGGACACTTGTAGCGTGCTCGTTCTACGTACGTTACTCCAATCCTCCTGTACTGTCTGAGCCACGGCCTTGGTTTTGTAGGGTTAGATGGTAAGCGTATAAAAACTGGTACTGTTGTTACATACGTGTTCTGGACTCTGTAAATTGAACAGTAAACACCGTGTTTTGTAAAAATTTACACAAAAAGatgaatgcatgcatggagtgctGAACAACATTTATTTGCAGATTGgcgtaatttttcgagacgaatctaatgagtcaagttgcaccatgattggctatagtaatactacagtaaccacgtCCAATATCCCCTTATCATACggtcaaatgtctcattagTTATAGAaattgtcgggtaccatgattaggagCACCCTAACCAAGGGACCCAATCGCCCTTAAAAAGCAAAAACACATGTCAGCAAACGGGCCTACGAAGATCAACAGTCTCCTTCCAATccgaaggaaaggaaaggactcaaagaatcTCAATCCACGGCCAAAGTACACAGTGTGGCCCATCCGAGCCCCCTCAAACCCGCGGAgcaatctccgtctcgctcgaggtcTCCCTGCCGAGGCCCTCAACAGCTCCCCGCACCTCCGCTTCGcttgagggtagcgaacctaccctcggggAAGCACgccaactccgcctcgctcgagggtaacgAGACTACCCTCAGGAAAGCAGATcaactccgtctcgctcgaggccacccctcgacggaaaggacaaacggcccatccgctcacccgcccgccgtatgtaggcattaaatgccaacaacTCCGCTGCAGcacccgggtcagacggcgtcaggccgccactccgcaCAGCAACAGCTCCCGGAGTcctgtccgccaactccggtcactgctccccgACGCTgtagcgacactgtgggaacctgcgacgcactgtgcggacgtgctcggcactgctccctccaCTGTGTTGCCTACTCCTCGTACTTTCTCTGCTGCGGAACCCTCGACTGGCATGGGCGCGACCCTCGAACACGGCCCGGGCCTTGACCAGAGCAAGACCcccgcctgcaggaccctcggaatgCCGCCACATCAAATGCAGGGGACGGTACCCTCGACAAGAGCCACcatgccgcccgctggagctgccagcacgccggcgtgatctccgcaagaccaaagACGACTCCCAGGACAACCGCCATGCCCGGCGCCATGCTCCTcagtgccccacagtgtactttgtATAGTAGTCACTGCGCaccccgattcggggagaagatgaCGACTTTGTCTCCCCGGCaccccgattcggggagaagacgacgactttatgtctccccgtacatgtactccgcccctccttgtgtctataaaaggggaaaGCGGGCACCATCCTCTAGACGATCTCATCATCATTCGCACACACGTAACTCGCAGAACACACTCGCTCtcttgagccccgatattggcacttgcctcaatcattttctcctctagcagagacttgggagctttcctccctctctcgcctcgcttgtatcccctactacaggcatccccggtgcaagatagtacagtgccctcgcacacctttcctggacgtacggccccgcggtcggaaccaggataaactccGTGCAttcctgtgttacctcttgcatcaaccattcAGAGTGAGGGATCACGCAGCAcgttactagttggtgccgggcccccgggtcaggacaccgacagttgacgcgccaggtagggggcagCGCTGCGTGATATTTTGTCTtcgttctctctttttttcctagATGGCGAACGAGCCACGCCCACTCCCGGCGGGCACTATgctttggttcgggagtctcgactTCGTCGTGACCGGCAACGGTTTCGAAATGGAGCTTCTCCTGCCCGAGGCCAACCCCGACACTCCAACTCCACCgacccggcgcaacaggcgctcggacCAACGCACGCGgcaagcgcgcatggagcggcgcagggcAGCACgactcagctcccccacgtgggttgaggctgaCGTATCGCAACCTGGCGCCGCAGCTAGCGGCGTCGCCACTTCGTCACCACATGCTCCGACActatctgcgccggcaccaccacCGAATGTGGCCCCGGAGCCTCCCAAGGAGGGCACAACtgcgccgtcgccctttccTTTTGGGATACGCAACGCGGCTGCTACCTACGCTTCGTCGGTCAGCACCAGCAAGAGAGTGTACGAGGACTTGCCGGGTCACCACCTCCTCTCGATctgcaacctcatcgcgtcaccacccgacgactcctaccccgacaCGGCGGGATCGATCGCCGATGACATCAatttcttcatggacaacttcacggccacGGAGCAGGACTACTTCGGGGTCCGTGACCTCAACGCCTTCCGGTCGTTTCAGCTCGCGACggactactgcctcacctgctcctcTGAAGAATCTAGCGATGGGGATTACGATTcctcccgggagtgcttcatggtcgagctggcggatggGGTGGTTGACGAAGTGCCGAGTGACGACGGGAACAACGAGGGCCCCCCACTAGCGAACCAAGTGGTGGCACCCCCTCCGAACCCTGCCGCTTCGTCAAGCtcgacggcgcggcgggcgcagcTGGCGCAACTCGCGGAGCTCGAAAAAAGGCTCGAAGAGGAGCGTCGGCAGACACGACTGCTACGTACCACGCTTGAGCAAGATCCTGGCCGATGACAACGTTGATAAGCCGCTGGAACTGCAAAGGGCCAGCCAaaagctcgtcgctgcggcttacctactTCAAGCCATGCCGGAGCCCTCTACGACCGAGGGACGCAACCTGCGCAACGAGGCaaaggtgctcatcgagcaggctACAGTGCAATAGgctgagagctctgcgtctcgcatgcgcccGGCGGCTTCAAAGACCGGAGGAGCAGCTCACCAGAGCCACGAGGCCTCAGTGCGTACTCCACCGGGAGGAAAGGGCAAGGCGGACGGGGGCGCGCGACCGCGCTGCCGTTGCTGGCGCTCCCTCCTGCTCATCCCAGGGCGGGTTGCCGAGCGCTTGCGCCGCCTCCGAGAGGGCGCTCGCCACCTCCGAGAGGGCGCTCCTCCTCGTGGGGGCTGGGGTTGGCgctccactactacaaaaatcctCATTTGTCCCGCTTGCCAACTTTCTTTAGTTTTGGTTGTAGCAACCGGGACTGCCaagccgggacaaaaggtcccgtGCTTTAGTCCGGGTTGCtacaaccgggaccaaagggtcccgatcacacaaaaaaaatttaatgtgCGCCAAGTGGGAGTTGAACTCAGGACCTCAGGCCTTACACATAGATTCCTTACCATATCACCTACATCACATGTGGCTCTATATGAGATGCCTTCTTTTTGTAGTAACCTGTAGAGAACCTTTTAGTCCGGGTTGGTACCATCAACTGGTACAAAATGGTCCTTTTGTCCTGGGGGATAAAAGAGTTGGACCTTTTGTCGCGGTTGGtagctccaaccgggacaaaagccccctGCACTCCCGCCTACCCGGCTAgccattggacccgggacaaaagcctccatTGGTCCTGGGGTCCAAtggcagccgggacaaatgtaGGGATCAAAGgcatgttctgtagtagtgctctTTCTCCTGGTCGCCGGGTGTCGATGCTCCGGTCGCTCCCTCGGCCAGGTTCTTGGACGGTGGCCTCGACCCCTACTCACTCCACCCCTCTAGTGGTGCTTGGGAGGTTAGCTCTGCCTCCTGCTGGCCGCCCTTTCCTGGTGGCCTGCTGGGGTGGGGTGCTGGCC
This portion of the Panicum virgatum strain AP13 chromosome 2N, P.virgatum_v5, whole genome shotgun sequence genome encodes:
- the LOC120659044 gene encoding uncharacterized protein LOC120659044; its protein translation is MATARALRLVASTPSATHRHRSLLAVQRRLLSASTEAAGAGDPAVHSGDAPSDDYPERAPRFSGAEEATRGGHGKHAPTPPAPGSKERVPPFAPSGGKLGGTQEFADPTAASSFTQKRRLSAGAGLARDSREEVTPGGEESAARKVREEDREYYRTHKPSPLAEVEFADTRKPITRATDGSATDRYADVPPRLVEDTVDDSLARAEAMFREAASRGNPEWPHSRALAEMLARREQAGDGAGTRAAWGS